From a region of the Janthinobacterium sp. 61 genome:
- a CDS encoding lipopolysaccharide biosynthesis protein translates to MSTANKAFGNLVKNSSMMFLLNVAGAGVSVLTIPVMLAIAGVEAYGHLVLVQSIALTVFTICGFQYWQGMLVALPGHNIEAALLRGAVIKSARYELLAMLAVVLVACGLALSPLPQVKDFSGLNLLLLSLAAVFPVIGTHNAYFRLVNQYNVLMYAGFLTNLFKLIVLFAVSHYHPTLSSMVLAYTVPEVLRCLVLFFLIFRSRCGIEGALPETELRQGRLMEAGKWSTLQAICDLPVAQLDRIIIGFALPGANLGVFSILKRIYSLVNLATAPFYSASIPAFAELVNAGDLRGAFSLWIKTMKMLFCVTSVAGILCYVSQFLWMPRLFPVLQDYLPEFTVVLLTAVIAGTFVTTHSFYWALGKLRETTIIAVATNIFYLLKLWLLTVYFGLFGAVLAFLIHVIFVAAVIIVLLKKIPLRYK, encoded by the coding sequence ATGAGTACCGCAAACAAGGCATTTGGCAATCTGGTCAAAAATAGCTCGATGATGTTCTTGCTGAATGTGGCGGGCGCAGGTGTGAGTGTGCTGACCATACCGGTGATGCTGGCTATTGCGGGCGTGGAGGCGTATGGCCATCTGGTGCTGGTGCAGTCGATTGCCTTGACGGTATTTACCATCTGTGGCTTCCAGTATTGGCAAGGCATGTTGGTAGCGCTGCCGGGCCACAACATCGAGGCCGCATTATTGCGCGGCGCTGTCATCAAAAGCGCCCGCTATGAATTGCTGGCGATGCTGGCCGTGGTGCTGGTGGCCTGCGGCTTGGCCCTCTCGCCATTGCCTCAAGTTAAGGATTTTTCCGGCTTAAATCTGTTGTTGCTGTCCCTGGCGGCAGTCTTTCCCGTGATCGGCACGCACAATGCCTATTTCAGGCTGGTCAATCAATACAATGTGCTGATGTATGCCGGTTTTCTGACCAATCTGTTCAAGCTGATTGTACTGTTTGCCGTGTCGCACTATCACCCCACCTTGTCGAGCATGGTACTGGCGTATACGGTGCCGGAAGTGCTACGTTGCCTGGTCCTGTTCTTCCTGATTTTCCGCAGCAGATGTGGGATCGAAGGAGCACTACCGGAGACTGAGCTGCGTCAGGGGCGCCTGATGGAAGCGGGCAAGTGGAGTACCTTGCAGGCAATCTGCGACCTGCCCGTGGCGCAGCTTGATCGTATCATCATTGGTTTCGCCTTACCTGGGGCCAACCTCGGAGTCTTCAGTATTTTAAAGCGCATCTATTCCCTGGTGAATCTGGCCACGGCACCATTTTATTCTGCCTCGATTCCTGCGTTTGCCGAACTCGTTAATGCTGGCGATTTGAGGGGGGCATTCAGCTTGTGGATCAAGACGATGAAGATGTTGTTTTGCGTGACGTCAGTGGCCGGTATCCTGTGTTATGTGAGTCAATTCCTCTGGATGCCGAGACTCTTCCCCGTGCTGCAAGATTATTTGCCGGAATTTACCGTTGTTCTTTTGACCGCTGTCATCGCCGGTACTTTCGTGACCACGCATTCGTTTTACTGGGCGCTCGGGAAATTGCGGGAAACGACGATCATTGCTGTGGCGACAAATATATTTTATTTGCTGAAATTGTGGCTGCTGACTGTGTATTTCGGATTATTTGGTGCGGTACTTGCCTTTCTTATCCATGTCATATTTGTAGCCGCTGTCATAATCGTCTTGCTGAAAAAAATTCCCTTGAGGTATAAATGA
- a CDS encoding glycosyltransferase family 32 protein — MIPKVIHYCWFGRGEMSTLHRRCIESWKKYCPEYELKLWNEDNADIDNDYCREAIIQKKWAFVADWVRFDVLSKHGGIYLDTDLELITSLDSVLGLRGCVMARETLEDVGQGYGAGFLACEAGNPVMATACSLILRELVARRLFATSPMVLKRAVELDRGGNSTQLDPVTFYPFNPYDRSNPRNAKQLMYSDITPQTIGIHHYGLSGSWFNSRIKRLMFKILKGSVLQRRWDISFTPFESDSRIADVG, encoded by the coding sequence ATGATTCCTAAAGTTATACACTACTGCTGGTTTGGCCGGGGCGAAATGAGTACCTTGCATCGCCGCTGTATTGAGTCCTGGAAGAAATATTGTCCAGAATATGAGTTGAAATTATGGAATGAGGATAATGCCGACATTGACAATGATTATTGTCGGGAGGCGATTATTCAAAAGAAGTGGGCCTTCGTTGCGGACTGGGTACGTTTCGATGTGCTGTCCAAGCATGGTGGCATCTACCTTGATACTGACCTGGAGTTGATTACGTCGCTCGATTCCGTGCTGGGTTTGCGTGGTTGCGTGATGGCACGCGAAACGCTCGAGGATGTGGGCCAGGGCTACGGTGCTGGATTTTTGGCGTGCGAAGCAGGCAATCCTGTGATGGCGACGGCCTGCAGCCTGATTTTACGCGAACTGGTGGCGCGGCGCCTATTCGCTACTTCGCCTATGGTGCTGAAGAGAGCGGTGGAGTTGGATCGCGGCGGGAACAGCACGCAACTTGATCCAGTTACCTTCTACCCATTTAATCCATATGATCGTAGCAATCCGCGTAACGCAAAGCAATTGATGTATAGCGATATTACCCCGCAGACTATTGGCATCCATCATTACGGACTGTCGGGATCTTGGTTCAATAGCCGCATCAAGCGGCTGATGTTCAAAATTCTTAAAGGATCAGTGTTGCAGCGCCGTTGGGATATTTCCTTTACACCGTTCGAGAGCGACAGCCGTATCGCCGATGTTGGCTGA
- a CDS encoding PIG-L family deacetylase, which yields MLPIIVFISRVSIFRKFYARVKSLVWKVKFPALDVVADFENILFIAHPDDDVIFFYNYIKEHKPFVVCLTNGDNLARRTEFIFAMRAFGVKGIIHDFKDVFNESLPESELEYVISHYLSLKTWRTVATHNAEGEYGHSHHMQISHCVRKLVDFSSSVLLMPPVLKELETPKFLAKNINAKISFLEEFYATQAHGILNCGPVYRRWVDFEGLVRQWPICDIKQDVQVGQR from the coding sequence ATGTTACCCATTATAGTTTTCATCTCTCGCGTAAGTATATTCCGGAAATTTTATGCGCGCGTAAAGTCCTTGGTTTGGAAGGTCAAATTTCCAGCATTGGATGTGGTTGCTGATTTTGAGAATATTCTCTTTATCGCTCACCCTGATGACGATGTTATTTTCTTTTATAACTATATCAAGGAACATAAGCCGTTTGTAGTATGCCTGACCAATGGCGATAATTTGGCGCGCCGCACGGAGTTTATTTTTGCAATGAGAGCATTTGGAGTAAAGGGCATCATTCATGATTTTAAAGATGTTTTTAATGAGTCCTTGCCGGAATCCGAATTGGAATATGTAATCTCTCACTATTTGTCGTTGAAGACCTGGCGTACCGTTGCTACGCATAATGCTGAAGGCGAATACGGACATAGCCACCACATGCAAATTTCGCACTGCGTCAGGAAGTTAGTTGATTTCTCATCTTCAGTTCTGTTGATGCCGCCTGTCTTGAAAGAGTTGGAAACGCCAAAATTTCTCGCAAAAAATATCAATGCGAAAATAAGTTTTCTGGAAGAATTTTATGCGACGCAAGCCCATGGCATATTAAATTGCGGGCCTGTTTATCGCCGTTGGGTGGATTTCGAAGGCCTGGTGCGGCAATGGCCTATTTGTGATATTAAGCAAGATGTGCAAGTTGGACAACGCTGA
- a CDS encoding DUF4962 domain-containing protein: MIHKKSFFSVGLALTMSVCSGPGRADWAESTDLSVVRPAPADRQIQAQNPPAFAWSRYPSATKPPSYTLEVQKNGATVATFTSTSNVYLPSKAFAAGEYTWRVRPSTKVDWSTPRSFTIDSSSQLFEVPEAGTIKARILAHARPRQQASTFLPRSKWTQAMITARGPALTRLSSYVSSQIVGQQYALAAPSDAKWPLTSTMPSATRTLYINQISQSVGDISNQALGAAVLYRITGESKYLQEALTRGDQLAALSPAGMTSYVNHDIGSNTITMALAKTADLLFAELAKDGARKARWMASINARFGALYADLSSDDGRLDYQPYDSHGTEARGFLALVSTLTMGDIPAADKWFDFSFRPYVNSISVWSGPEGGFSNGTAYGMYSADNMLQMWQPMAEITGVNIFDKPWAAGFSRYLMQFVPPGAPGHVFGDAHEEDMYNFVLKGFSSRIKSANAAWYAKNIPGDEDDLTLLQAPYPLPVQTVTDAPLPPANAALYPSIGWVAMHSNLSDLKRTSVYFKSSPYGSYNHSHGDQNSIVIDSGGRRLLIESGYQDYFYSPLGLSWYRQTKAKNAITFNNGVGQIIDQNTQNLAMNGKITAFSTTPTLDYAAGDATPAYGGALSSAVRKVWYVRGQDAVVVVDKLSAPTALSFEWNLHAGGPILKESSTAVKISKVDRTLCISSLGTESNGYQVRSGPPPKQGTTEDHGAFVKSVKAKSAEFIVLLDVGCKRPKTTLTSTQTGRVLKVGAQTITIPN, encoded by the coding sequence ATGATTCACAAGAAGTCTTTTTTTTCCGTCGGTCTTGCGTTGACGATGAGTGTATGTTCCGGGCCGGGCAGGGCAGACTGGGCAGAATCGACAGATTTATCCGTCGTGCGACCAGCGCCTGCGGATCGCCAGATACAAGCGCAGAACCCGCCAGCCTTTGCGTGGTCGCGCTATCCCAGCGCAACCAAGCCTCCTTCTTACACGCTGGAAGTGCAAAAAAATGGCGCGACGGTCGCAACGTTTACGTCGACCAGTAACGTTTACTTGCCTTCAAAGGCTTTTGCTGCCGGTGAGTACACCTGGCGGGTGCGGCCCAGCACCAAGGTTGACTGGTCGACGCCGCGCAGCTTTACGATCGACAGTTCGTCGCAGTTGTTTGAAGTGCCGGAAGCGGGGACGATCAAGGCCAGGATTCTGGCGCATGCGCGTCCGCGCCAGCAGGCCAGCACTTTTCTGCCTAGGTCCAAATGGACGCAAGCCATGATTACAGCACGTGGCCCGGCCCTGACTCGGCTGAGTTCGTACGTGAGCAGCCAGATTGTTGGCCAGCAATACGCGTTGGCAGCTCCCTCGGATGCAAAATGGCCGTTGACCTCGACCATGCCGTCGGCGACGCGGACTTTATACATTAACCAAATTTCACAGTCTGTGGGCGATATCAGCAATCAGGCGCTTGGTGCGGCGGTGCTGTATCGGATCACAGGCGAGTCGAAGTATCTGCAGGAAGCGCTGACCCGAGGCGACCAACTGGCGGCGCTCAGTCCCGCTGGCATGACGAGCTATGTCAATCACGATATCGGATCGAACACCATTACAATGGCATTGGCGAAGACTGCGGATTTGCTCTTCGCCGAATTGGCGAAGGATGGAGCACGCAAGGCCCGCTGGATGGCGTCGATCAATGCGCGCTTTGGAGCGCTGTACGCCGATCTTTCCAGCGACGATGGTCGTCTCGACTACCAGCCGTATGATTCCCACGGTACGGAGGCACGAGGTTTTCTGGCTCTGGTCTCGACCTTGACGATGGGTGATATCCCTGCTGCTGATAAATGGTTCGATTTCTCCTTCCGTCCCTATGTTAATTCCATCAGTGTCTGGAGCGGCCCGGAAGGCGGCTTTTCCAATGGCACTGCCTACGGCATGTACAGCGCGGACAATATGTTGCAAATGTGGCAGCCGATGGCCGAAATCACAGGCGTGAATATCTTCGATAAACCCTGGGCTGCCGGATTTTCACGCTACCTGATGCAGTTCGTGCCGCCAGGAGCGCCCGGCCATGTGTTTGGCGATGCGCACGAGGAGGATATGTATAACTTTGTGCTGAAAGGTTTTTCGTCGCGCATCAAGTCGGCCAATGCCGCATGGTATGCCAAGAATATACCAGGCGACGAAGATGATTTGACATTGTTGCAAGCGCCATACCCGCTGCCGGTCCAGACGGTTACCGACGCGCCGCTTCCTCCAGCAAATGCCGCCTTGTATCCGAGTATCGGCTGGGTCGCCATGCACAGCAATTTGTCCGACCTCAAGCGCACCTCGGTGTATTTCAAGTCCAGTCCCTACGGTTCCTATAATCATAGCCACGGGGACCAGAATTCGATTGTGATCGATAGCGGTGGACGCCGTTTGTTGATTGAATCGGGTTACCAGGACTATTTCTATTCGCCGCTGGGTCTGTCATGGTATCGCCAGACCAAGGCTAAAAACGCCATCACTTTCAATAATGGCGTTGGGCAAATCATCGATCAAAATACGCAGAATCTGGCCATGAATGGCAAGATCACGGCGTTTTCCACGACGCCAACACTGGACTATGCCGCCGGCGATGCGACGCCTGCCTATGGTGGCGCACTGAGTTCGGCCGTGCGCAAGGTATGGTATGTGCGCGGACAGGATGCGGTGGTCGTGGTCGACAAGCTGAGCGCGCCGACGGCGCTGTCGTTTGAATGGAATCTGCATGCGGGTGGGCCGATTCTCAAGGAGAGTTCGACTGCTGTGAAGATTAGCAAAGTCGACCGCACGCTGTGTATCAGCTCCCTGGGCACTGAAAGTAATGGCTATCAAGTCCGCTCAGGACCGCCGCCAAAGCAGGGGACGACGGAAGACCATGGGGCATTCGTCAAGTCGGTGAAGGCGAAGTCTGCCGAATTTATCGTATTGCTTGACGTGGGATGCAAGCGCCCCAAGACGACGCTTACGTCGACACAGACGGGCAGGGTTCTGAAGGTGGGAGCGCAGACGATCACGATACCGAACTAA
- a CDS encoding glycosyltransferase — protein sequence MFLKILQFVPETLPTFRADVSVLFGKYLPRHQVLCDVVGKASPDAPDLQGFRSVRRPAYQRSRVRRELAYLWLSLKALLEAKRGECDAIQVRDMVPLGWLAMLIARCKGIPFYYWVSYLMSEGRIERAQEQLQRGAGWRSRLVLWKGQLEQALLYKVVLPRAQHVFVQSDAMLAVLQAKGIAGQRMTAVPMGVDMELLGKSQPQPLRPEGWEDVPLIAYLGTLDKSRQLERVIDALAIMRATSPTACLLLIGNSPTPHDEVMLLEYVRQLGLAEAVRITGWLPSAQAWELLVAADAAVSFIPRGPLYDVSSPTKLLEYLALGMPAVGNDTPDQVHVLESSGAGWLTASDPAALAQALNEILGDPAAARKRAATGPAFIEAQRSYRELAAMLAKRYRTLLSALP from the coding sequence ATGTTCCTAAAAATTCTGCAGTTCGTGCCCGAGACCTTGCCCACTTTCCGCGCCGATGTCAGCGTGTTGTTTGGCAAGTATCTGCCCCGCCACCAAGTACTGTGCGATGTGGTCGGCAAGGCGTCTCCCGATGCCCCCGACCTGCAAGGCTTCCGCTCGGTGCGTCGACCAGCTTACCAGCGTAGCCGGGTGCGTCGTGAGCTGGCCTATTTGTGGCTGAGCCTGAAAGCCTTGCTGGAAGCGAAACGGGGAGAGTGTGATGCCATCCAGGTGCGCGATATGGTACCGCTGGGCTGGCTGGCCATGCTGATCGCCCGATGCAAGGGCATTCCCTTCTATTATTGGGTGTCGTACCTGATGAGCGAAGGGCGCATTGAGCGGGCGCAGGAACAATTGCAGCGCGGCGCAGGCTGGCGTAGCCGGCTGGTGCTATGGAAGGGGCAGCTGGAGCAGGCCTTGTTGTACAAGGTGGTCTTGCCGCGCGCGCAACACGTTTTCGTGCAAAGTGACGCCATGCTGGCGGTGCTGCAGGCGAAGGGTATTGCAGGACAGCGCATGACAGCGGTGCCGATGGGCGTTGATATGGAGCTGCTCGGCAAGTCCCAGCCTCAGCCGCTCCGGCCGGAAGGCTGGGAGGATGTGCCCCTGATTGCCTATCTCGGTACGCTGGACAAGTCGCGCCAGCTGGAGCGGGTGATCGACGCGCTGGCGATCATGCGCGCAACTTCACCGACGGCTTGCCTGCTGTTGATAGGCAATTCGCCGACGCCACACGATGAAGTCATGCTGCTCGAGTATGTGCGTCAATTAGGACTGGCCGAGGCCGTGCGTATCACGGGCTGGCTGCCATCGGCGCAGGCGTGGGAATTGCTGGTTGCCGCCGATGCAGCCGTGTCATTCATCCCCCGCGGGCCGCTGTACGACGTCAGTTCGCCCACCAAGCTGCTCGAGTACCTGGCGCTTGGCATGCCAGCCGTGGGGAATGACACGCCAGACCAAGTACATGTACTGGAAAGTAGCGGCGCCGGCTGGCTGACCGCCAGCGACCCCGCTGCGCTGGCGCAGGCACTCAATGAAATCCTGGGCGATCCTGCTGCCGCGCGCAAACGGGCCGCCACGGGGCCAGCGTTTATCGAAGCGCAGCGCAGCTACCGCGAACTGGCTGCCATGCTGGCCAAGCGCTACCGTACCTTGTTGTCCGCGCTTCCCTGA
- a CDS encoding glycosyltransferase family 4 protein: MLLGPSLGAVSGVSTHLNQLLQSALPREFRFVLFQVGSEGRGESLPGKVWRLLLSPVLFLIALLRERPAIVHLNTSMEPKSYWRDVVYLAIAKLMRKRVVYQVHGGALPQEFFGGRHLLTGLLRRVLRLPDAVVLLAQCELRGYRSFDATLALEVIPNAIDAGLDAGAKPLAPQRPLSLVYVGRLVDSKGLFELIEAMQLVRGAGVAASLSLVGSGPDEAALRERVAALGLEDTVTFLGQKFGAEKDAAWRNADLFAFPTYHEGLPYALLESMAARTPALLCPVGAIPDVVQDGIHGVFVPPRDPQALADAIVRLDGDRALLQRMGQACRERIESHYTVERLAQDFRRVYSALLASPAL; the protein is encoded by the coding sequence ATGTTGCTCGGTCCTTCCCTGGGTGCCGTCAGTGGGGTGAGCACTCACTTGAATCAGCTGTTGCAGTCAGCGTTACCGCGTGAGTTTCGCTTCGTGCTTTTTCAAGTCGGTAGCGAGGGCAGGGGGGAATCGCTGCCAGGCAAAGTGTGGCGCCTCTTGCTTAGCCCTGTCCTGTTTCTCATCGCCTTGTTGCGTGAGCGTCCGGCGATCGTGCATTTGAATACGTCGATGGAGCCCAAGAGCTATTGGCGCGATGTCGTGTATCTGGCAATTGCCAAGCTGATGCGTAAAAGGGTTGTTTATCAGGTGCATGGCGGCGCCTTGCCGCAAGAGTTTTTCGGTGGCCGGCATCTGTTGACGGGCCTGCTGCGGCGCGTCCTGCGCCTGCCCGATGCGGTGGTGCTACTGGCGCAGTGCGAATTGCGCGGCTATCGCAGCTTCGATGCAACCCTGGCGCTGGAGGTGATTCCGAACGCCATCGATGCGGGTCTGGACGCGGGTGCCAAGCCGCTTGCGCCGCAGCGCCCGTTGTCTCTGGTGTACGTGGGCCGCCTGGTGGACAGCAAGGGGCTGTTTGAACTGATCGAGGCGATGCAGTTGGTGCGCGGTGCCGGCGTGGCGGCGAGCCTGTCGCTGGTTGGCAGCGGTCCGGACGAGGCGGCACTGCGCGAGCGGGTGGCGGCCTTGGGCTTGGAGGACACAGTGACTTTCCTGGGACAAAAATTTGGTGCGGAGAAAGACGCGGCGTGGCGCAATGCCGACCTGTTCGCCTTTCCCACGTATCACGAGGGTTTGCCGTATGCATTGCTCGAAAGCATGGCGGCGCGTACGCCGGCGCTGCTTTGCCCCGTGGGCGCGATTCCCGATGTGGTGCAGGATGGCATACATGGCGTATTCGTGCCGCCGCGCGATCCGCAGGCGCTAGCCGATGCCATCGTGCGCCTCGATGGCGACCGCGCCTTGTTGCAGCGCATGGGACAGGCGTGTCGCGAGCGCATCGAGAGCCACTATACGGTCGAGCGGCTGGCGCAGGATTTCCGCCGCGTCTACAGCGCGTTGCTGGCGTCGCCAGCGCTCTAG
- the asnB gene encoding asparagine synthase (glutamine-hydrolyzing) — translation MCGIAGLIFPSSVAGMPAALDAMGRAIAHRGPDDTGVLLANSADGAWQLGLLHRRLSIIDIATGHQPLGNEDGDVQIIFNGEIYNFQPLRDELIALGHHFRTASDTETIVHAYVQWGEECVQHFRGMFAFAIWDARHERLFMARDPFGKKPLFLWQHEGKLAFGSEIKALLALPDVAPQADQAAIWDYFAYRYVPGPATLFQGIRKLAPGSTATWENGVLRERVYYTPPDSRPRLAAPLPADPVATFLDKLDESVRIRMISDVPFGAFLSGGIDSSAVVALMSRHAGVPVKTFSVGFKEGGFSELAYAADIARQFSTEHHELEVSVDQVIALLPDLVRFRDAPVAEPSDIPIYLLAKESRKTVKMVLTGEGSDEILGGYPKHVYERYAGNYQMLPGLLRHGLIEPAIGALPYRFRRAKTAIVNLGLEAFDERMPRWFGMMSDQERARLVAMPAPSRQRDPSLGCGSAGNSALRRILCFDQLSWLPDNLLERGDRMTMAASLEARMPFMDHELAAYVSSLPDEYRVRGRTTKWILREAMKQLLPQAILERPKVGFRVPVNEWFRGPMKDYLYEHLTGAESRTRHYYHAQALQQVLAEHVAGRQNHEKLLWSLLTLEIWHRQYL, via the coding sequence ATGTGCGGTATTGCCGGTTTGATTTTCCCTTCGTCCGTCGCCGGCATGCCGGCTGCGCTCGACGCCATGGGGCGCGCCATCGCGCACCGCGGCCCCGATGACACGGGCGTGCTGCTGGCCAATAGCGCCGATGGTGCTTGGCAGCTGGGCTTGTTGCACCGGCGCCTGTCCATCATCGATATCGCCACGGGGCACCAGCCGCTGGGCAATGAAGATGGTGATGTACAAATCATCTTCAATGGTGAAATCTATAACTTCCAGCCTCTGCGCGACGAGCTGATCGCGTTGGGCCACCATTTCCGCACGGCTTCCGACACGGAAACCATCGTGCATGCCTACGTGCAATGGGGCGAGGAGTGCGTACAGCACTTCCGCGGCATGTTTGCTTTTGCCATCTGGGATGCGCGCCATGAGCGTTTGTTCATGGCGCGCGACCCCTTCGGCAAGAAACCCCTGTTTCTGTGGCAGCACGAAGGCAAGCTGGCTTTCGGCTCGGAAATCAAGGCCCTGCTGGCCTTGCCGGACGTGGCGCCGCAGGCTGACCAGGCCGCCATCTGGGATTATTTTGCCTACCGCTACGTGCCGGGCCCGGCTACTTTATTCCAGGGTATCCGCAAGCTGGCGCCCGGTTCCACGGCGACATGGGAAAACGGCGTGCTGCGCGAGCGCGTGTATTACACGCCGCCCGACAGCCGGCCCCGCTTGGCGGCGCCGTTGCCGGCCGACCCCGTCGCCACCTTCCTCGACAAGCTCGATGAATCGGTGCGCATCCGCATGATTTCCGACGTGCCTTTCGGCGCTTTCTTGTCCGGCGGCATCGACTCGTCTGCCGTGGTGGCGCTGATGTCGCGCCATGCGGGCGTGCCCGTGAAAACCTTTTCCGTCGGTTTCAAGGAGGGCGGCTTCAGCGAACTGGCGTATGCAGCCGATATCGCCCGCCAATTTTCCACGGAACACCATGAGCTGGAAGTGTCCGTCGACCAGGTCATCGCCTTGCTGCCCGACCTCGTGCGTTTCCGCGACGCCCCCGTGGCCGAGCCGTCCGACATTCCCATCTACCTGCTGGCGAAAGAATCGCGCAAGACGGTCAAGATGGTCTTGACGGGGGAAGGCTCCGATGAAATCCTCGGCGGCTACCCCAAACACGTGTACGAGCGCTATGCGGGCAATTATCAGATGCTGCCGGGCTTGCTGCGCCACGGCCTGATCGAGCCGGCCATCGGCGCCTTGCCCTACCGTTTCCGGCGCGCCAAGACGGCCATCGTCAACCTGGGCCTGGAAGCGTTCGACGAACGCATGCCGCGCTGGTTCGGCATGATGTCCGACCAGGAACGCGCGCGCCTGGTGGCCATGCCGGCGCCGTCGCGCCAGCGCGACCCCTCGCTGGGCTGTGGCAGCGCCGGCAACAGCGCCTTGCGCCGCATCCTGTGCTTCGACCAGCTGAGCTGGCTGCCCGACAATCTGCTCGAGCGGGGCGACCGCATGACTATGGCGGCCTCGCTGGAAGCGCGCATGCCCTTCATGGACCACGAACTGGCCGCGTATGTATCGAGCCTGCCGGACGAGTACCGCGTGCGCGGCCGCACCACCAAGTGGATCTTGCGCGAAGCCATGAAACAGCTGCTGCCGCAAGCCATCCTGGAACGGCCGAAAGTGGGCTTCCGCGTGCCCGTCAACGAATGGTTCCGCGGGCCCATGAAGGATTATCTGTACGAGCACCTGACGGGCGCCGAGTCGCGCACGCGCCACTACTACCATGCGCAAGCACTGCAGCAGGTGCTGGCTGAACACGTGGCTGGGCGGCAAAACCACGAGAAGCTGCTGTGGAGCTTGCTCACCCTGGAAATCTGGCATCGCCAGTATTTGTGA